aaaatcCAATTCTAACCAAAAGCCAATTATTTATGCTTGTTTAAGCTATAAGCCAGAATTCATCCTCACAtactgtttatacacacacatttaacagaTTTAACATATAATACTTTTGGCCAAACTTGTCAGCCCTAACATGATATTCAAGTTCAAATCACTTGTCCTCATTTTCATTAGTTAGATCTATGAAAATATTTCCAGTTCAAGTACCAGTTAAACACTCACCATTGCATGTGAAGCCATCAGAGTCGAGGTCGTAGCCTTGTTCACAGCGACACAGAAATGTCCCGTATGTGTTGTAGCACCTCTGCTGACATGGTGCTCCCATTTCACACTCATttacatctgaaaaaaaaaacagaacataacAATACTAatacaaaatgaagaaaaacctACAGTATTCAGGGGAAATATGGTGGCCTGGACAAAATGAATGATtctttcaaaacatttaaatgtgcaattgaaacacattttcttaaaaaaaaaaaataaaatcaaaataatagCCATACACAGTATATAATCCACAATAAAGTCTAACCACTGAGATGatagaaaaaaaggtttatagTTTTTCTTAAATGACATTTCAGTCtattgaataaaaagaaaatatatagacatttaaaataaaaaccaatttTGATATTAGACTAAATTAAAAGGCTCTCAGAAATGTTAACGAAATGAAATTCATCCAtgcagtattaaaaaaattgtttttttagttaattttaCTAAGATTATCATATGGTTATTGAtatgttttaattgttttttttgctcagaacctgaaatcatttttaaatttgtttgactGTCTTTTGAAAAATAAACCAATTCCTGCAACTGCTGTGGTCTCTGCTTTCACCAGTATAGATTGTCCTGTGCTCATATGATGGGTTTTTGGCTGTTTATAGAACTGTAATTGTagagataaaatatttattgtttctgATGTCTAACACTAGAGTGTTTGGTTAATGTTGTGTTAATCACTCACCCACACAGGACCGGTTGTTCTCAGCAGGCTGGAAGCCTGGCTCACACTGGCAGGAGAAAGATCCAGGATAATTGACACAGCGATGCTGGCAGTAGCGGTTCATGCACTCATCAATATCTAGCAGGACAGAGAATAGTTAACATATTGGCTCATACTGGCACAGAGAGGTGGATGAGGCTGAGGGTCGGTCATATGAAAGTCATCTGTCTCACCGACACACTCTTGGCCGATCTTTCTGTAGCCATCAGTACACTGGCAGGTGTATGTTCCGAGTGTGTTTATGCAGTGCTGACTCGGCTGACAGTCATGCAGGTCCAGTTCACACTCATCTATATCTGAAAAATAAGGTCCACCAACATTTTGTAGGATTTAACTGAGATAATGTAATGAATTTGCAAAGGGTTCACCAAGAGGAATAGGCAAATATTTCTGGatccagatgtgcaaagctCATAAAGACATATTCCAGAAGTCTTTCTATAATTCAAATCTATAATTGCAGCCAAATACTGACCCAGGGGAGCGGATAATTATCCAaccaataaacattttcttttttgatcAAAAGGTTGCTTACCAGAACTTAAACTGTTCTGTAAATCAAATAGAAAAAATCTTGGCTGTAACATGTTAATTAATTCCTTAAGTACTtgtgaaaataattatatttatcatATGGCCCTTTATAGCAATCTGCTCTCTCACACAATGCTAAAATTAGCTTACAAAATGAAAGGTTGatgctagttagttagttattgtAGCTATAAAGCATGCAAGAAGACACAatgaattagatttttttcttcttagatTCCAGTTTGTTCAAAAGTACTCATTTGTACATCCTCATCCTCGTCCTCAGGTTCTGCAACGTAACTTGTTATTTCCATTTAGTTCAAGCCACTAGTGTTTGATTTAAGGTgataatacatacatactgtgtacATTGGATATATTCAGAAAGAAAGCCACTCTTCCACTATATCTTACCTATACAGCTCTCTCCCAAGGCCTCATAGCCCACAGGACAGGGACTGAAAGCCCCATTGGACACCCCAGAAACACTTAGGTCTGTCTGGACAGCAGGCTCGGGGGCAGTGATGACAGACGCAGAGCGTGGAAGACACAGGTAACCACCGTAGTGGTTAAAGCATTTCATCTCCCCTTGACATGGCTCTGCAATCCTCTCACACTCGTTTATGTCTGAGGACAGAGTAAAGAGGGATAAAGGATGACGGAGAGCCTGAAACATGGTGGCAATTCTAAAGACAGACAGCAAAAAGATCACAGCAAGCACAGAAAGCCTGCAATATCTCACTATCATACTAATCAGAGGAcaaatcactgaatcactgtATCACATTGCTCTAATCACCTGACACCCACCTTTACAGTGTTGGTTCTGCGCATCCCACTCATAGCCATCTGTGCACTcctgacagagagacacataccgagacacattttcacacataaCTCGAGACATACTGTATCTGCAAAGATCGCCAGTTACATCAAAACAGTCATACTGGCAAAACATGTCTGGCCTTAAAATACACAGGACTAACACTTCAGACATAGATTTGTGTTATCAACAAATCCAATGTGCTGATATGAATGTTTCACTAATTACTGCCTATATTGGGTCATTTATCAGTGCACATTGTAATGTTTGAAAGTATTTCTAAACTTTTATAAACTTTTAaagatacattaaaaaaatagatttcatGTGGCCATTTAATGAATCTTATTAATTTCACATTTTCAAGATTCTGTTAACATTTTTCCAGCCCGGAAAATGATCTCCAATCCAAACTGAACAGCCCCTTTTCATTTGAAGGCAACTCACAAGGTACATGTAGTTTTTATACACTTTCAGCAGATAAGTgagattggttgttgggaaagGGCCAAGTGCATGTCAATGTTTTCATTACAATTCATCCCACATTTAACCCAAAGGTTGCAAAGGGCTCTAAAAAAGCTTAACATTAATGGCTCCTATAAGTAGGGCTACTTCCTGTACTGAAGAACAAACTAGTGGGAATGgctagataaataaacaattagtaACCCCATCTCATATGGTACCTTTCAGGTCTCTTACATTACATTGTTAGGTTATTGAGGTAGGTATacagactcttttctgttctggctatgaggtggtggaatgaactttccaATGATTTCCAAATGGCTAAGTCACTGGCCATCTTAAAatgacgggtgaagacctacctcttgcAGAAACACTTAAACTCCCACTTATTTTCACTGTGTGTtttaagtatatatttaaaaaatctgaacttttgtacatcgctctggataagggtgtctgctaaatgctgtaaatataaatgtaaatgcaagttatattatataataccgGTATCTACTTCTGGGAATATATCCAGTATATAGAAGCAGTGactataatcataatcataataatcataataataatgttgtgcATTGGTGCATCAACATCCCTTGTTTTGATAGTCCTATGATCATAATGAGTCTGTTAGTTTAGATATGTCCTCTAATAAACTCTGGGTGCTTCACGGAAGGAACAGGAATACTTACATTGAGATCATGTGATCCTTTATTTGCACACAGATTGAAACCATTCATCTAATTATTTTACTGTGGCACATAACTAATCTAAAGGTTTCACAACATTACAGGagaataattatttaatcataAATTTTATGCTTTTTCATTTGTAAACAATTTCCCCATCAGTTAAATATAATGGTTAAAAGTCTACATTCAAAGGGGTGAATTCTTATTCAGTACAATGTTTTCTAGCCAgaaaatcatatttatttttacttagaTGCCACAATTTATAATCAAGGAATAGCACACTTAATGATTTCAAACTGTTTGGCCAGCAAACTGATATCAATTctgtgttatacagtacatatatagtACACTTGACAGTTTTTTTCAACTAAACAcaagttattataaataaattattaattataataggAATAAAGATGTGGCACTAGACCTCCTCTTTAAAACTAAAAGATAATGAAGATACTTCTGGTTCTTACCGTGTAAGTGCCGGTCCCCACAGGTGACTGAGAGTTCGTCACAGACAGAAAGACCAGCGCGAAACACAGCAGCACACGGCACAATGCcttcatatttacacacactcgtgcTAAAATGAATGTAGAAGCAGTTGTGTAGACTCTAACACAACCACCAatcaggcagagagagagagagagagagagagagagagagagagagagagagagagagagagagagagaaatttgaaCCAAGAAACACTAACCGACATCCCAAATGTAACACACCTGCAAATGATGTAAATCGTTTAGACTGGAggtgaaataaaaatgctgagTGTACACCCAGAGCATTATAAAAGCTTCGTGAAAGTTAAACACTCTATGTGAGATGAATCTGAGCAAATATTTTACTCATATCAAAACACTGTGGTATGACAAAATCTCAAAAGAAACATTGCTGGCAAAGATTatgtaaaaaacaataatgacatttatgtatttttttataaatatatcctGTATATATATGAGGTGTAGTCTACAGCTGCTCCTGATGTTTGTGCTGGAAAATGATTCCTGGCGAGCACTGCAAGGAAATACTCACACTGAGGCTGCTTTCCCAAAATCACAAAGTTACACAATAGTATTCAGTACCCTGGGATCTAATGTTAACAGCATGGTTTttgggaaaagaaagaactgatgtTTAGAAAAATCTCTGTTCTTGTTACTTGTGTTCCAATACCCAAACTCTAAAGATGACGAGAATTATTGACTTCCTTTATGAGAATGTCTGCACAATGTCTTTATACAGTGATTAAAATCATACAGGTGTACAAAAAAAGAGTTATAGTACAGAAATACAGTTGTAGATTGTTGATGCTATGGGTCTTTTTGTCGGGTAGAAATCAAAATTGCATGATCTTATATTTACTTCCATTCATGCCAAAATATACTTAAGGTTTCATTGTGACAAAATCTGTGGCACAAAATCATTGCCTGACAACACTATAAACAGAGTGTATATTTACAACCTAATTTAAAATGGGGTCTGTATTTAGAGCTTTAGGACCATGGCTGTGCAAATActgtatggccaaaggtttttgGACAATTGACCATGACCTTATACGTGGACCTTCCTCAAACTTTTGTCACAAAGTTAAAAATATAAGATTGTCTAGCATGTCTTTGTATCCTATATCATTACTATTTCCTCTTACTTGAAGTAAAGGCATAgaccaaacctgttccagcatgacaatccCCCTGAGCATAAAGCATGGCacataaaaacatgatttgCCAAGATAGGCATGAAAGACCTGACCTCAAACCCAATGAACACACCAGGCCACCTTGACTCACTCAGGTTCTTATGGCTGAATCAGCATAAATCTCCAAAAACGAAGTCCAAATGAATGCCATGcctttacattttcaaaaattttcaaaaagcacatatggACAGTTGGACGGTCAGTTGTCTATGTACGTCTTGACCATGTAGTGcatacagtgtatacacacatagtgcctgaatataaatatataaatatcactCTACTGAAGATACAAAGATGTAAATTTAAGTATTCTTGGTATAACCCAGTCAGATACAATAGTACAGTTCATCAACTTTttatctggggaaaaaaaaattttactcTGAGCCTAGTTTGCTTTCATGTTGATCTTATTATCTCATCATATTCTATTCTCTGATATGTGGTTTTAATTGAAGTGGTTTTAATTGATTTTAGCTAACACAATGTGACTGAAAGGCAGCAAGCTTTAGATAACAACTATAGGGGTtttcagtgttacagtgtgtgttatctACACTAATCTACATGATTACATCTGATGTCAATTAAATGTCTTTTTCATTCCATGACAGCAGCCATATATTTCTCTTATTCTGGTAAAAATGGGATTATCCAGAAAACAAATGTTCAGTTTGATGataaaatttgaaatgaataacTCAAATGGACAAGTAAAAATGAAACACTTACTCTATGCACGTCCCTTAATATGAATTTCCTGATTCTGCTCCTTCTTCTACTCCTGTGACTCTGTAACTCTTTTTTGCTCCAAAAAACCCTACCATAAGAAAGTGAGTGCTTCTAGTAAGATCTGAATAGTTCAGAGTTGGGCAAGTTGGTGGACTTACTCCCAGTGAGTGTGAGAGATAAAATCAACTTAAGACAGCCCACTTACTCCCCCTTTGCCACCCTTCTCCCGCCCTGTCTCCTTCTAACCCCCTAGGATTCAAATTCCTGGTCTCAGGCCCAAATTCCAAATTCATCTCTCAAGCAGTAAGAAACACAAGCAACATGTGTCGTTGCTTGTCTCCTGCCAGTGTGATGAGAACAATGCACCTGGGCTCTGTCAGTCAGATCCTCTGAAACAAATTCTAAAAGTCAGAGTTACTAAAGCAGTGATTTTTAGCTGCATTTGGATCTGTTGTGATGTTTACTCAATCCATACAGTATGAAGCTTCAGTAACTATTCCCTTGCCCCCAGGTTCCTCAGCTGGAGATTTCCTGGCTGAAAGGAGGCCTGAGCAACGTCGACACAAATTAATGAGGGTCACAAGAGAAACATAGTCCAGAAAACAGTCCACTGTCTGCCAGAAACATGCTGTATTTCTTAATCAGCCTAAGATTTATGAACAGTTAGTGTGTTTTTCCCCTGCACATTCAGGCACAAGACCCAAAATGAGAGCCAAGGGGTCCTGGTTCAACTGCATCATCATTTCATTGGCGTGTGTTTAAACCATTGTGATCACGGTCACATTTTTCCAGTGCACATTCAAAAACAGGAAACGCACAAAACTGGAACTAATGGCACTGGAGTTTCTAGTTCAAGTTTGTTTCTACCGATGTGAGTGAAGATTCGGAACAatcacagtacagtacaatagtAAAAGCAACTGCAACGTCATTGCCATGTGTTTGAATTAACATTGTACTTTTGTCTGATTAGCTGTTAAACACCTTATAAATTCAACCCACTGACGTCACCAAACTGTTCTTCTTCTGTGATTGGGTTATATtcggtgattgacttggccagcctaaaatcttttatttatttcccctgaTAGTAAATAAAGTCTGGTGTTATGTTGgaagtgtgttttggatcattgtcttgctgtaTGATGAAGTTCT
This genomic interval from Tachysurus vachellii isolate PV-2020 chromosome 17, HZAU_Pvac_v1, whole genome shotgun sequence contains the following:
- the LOC132860139 gene encoding EGF-containing fibulin-like extracellular matrix protein 2 isoform X3, with amino-acid sequence MKALCRVLLCFALVFLSVTNSQSPVGTGTYTECTDGYEWDAQNQHCKDINECERIAEPCQGEMKCFNHYGGYLCLPRSASVITAPEPAVQTDLSVSGVSNGAFSPCPVGYEALGESCIDIDECELDLHDCQPSQHCINTLGTYTCQCTDGYRKIGQECVDIDECMNRYCQHRCVNYPGSFSCQCEPGFQPAENNRSCVDVNECEMGAPCQQRCYNTYGTFLCRCEQGYDLDSDGFTCNDIDECSYSSYLCQFQCVNEPGRFSCVCPQGYQLLGSRLCQDVNECESGTHQCTEGQSCVNIHGGYQCVASNRCRDPYIHVSENRCVCPSVKPECRDLPFSIVHRYMSITSERPVPSDIFQIQATSVYPGAYNTFHIRSGDDAGDFYIRQINNVSAMLVLARDVRGPKEYTLDLEMVSVNPLISYQSSSTLRLSIYVGPYAF